A DNA window from Arachis duranensis cultivar V14167 chromosome 3, aradu.V14167.gnm2.J7QH, whole genome shotgun sequence contains the following coding sequences:
- the LOC107480491 gene encoding 2-oxoglutarate-dependent dioxygenase 19 has product MLNLGSNGFDKGVFKTPSLVFQLSNLCTYLIIKISKVSTNLSQLKSSMASTTPDANQNQESTKNSIIFRSVKTLAESPELTSVPSSYTFATNPDDELVTDPDDDDPIPVIDYSLLFTGTPDQRAKTIHDLGRACEEWGFFMVINHSVPKSLMEKMVDQVFAFFNLKEEDKQEYAGNKNVTDPIRYGTSFNASMDRVKFWRDFIKIIVHPEFHSPDKPPAFRDTCEEYCRKTRELGRELLKGISESLGLEADYIDRTMNLDHGLQIIAANLYSPCPQPDLAMGMPPHSDHGLLNLLIQNGVCGLQVLHNKKWINVSSAPNRFLVLVSDHLEILSNGKYKSVVHRAVVSNKATRISLATVIAPSLDTVVEPASELTDNQTNPAAYVGMKHKDYMELQRTNHLYGKSVLNQVKI; this is encoded by the exons ATGCTCAACTTAGGAAGCAATGGATTTGACAAGGGAGTATTCAAAACTCCTTCATTGGTCTTCCAGCTCTCAAATCTTTGCACCTATCTGATAATCAAAATCTCAAAG GTCTCAACGAATCTTTCTCAATTGAAG TCTTCAATGGCTTCAACCACTCCTGATGCTAACCAAAACCAAGAATCCACCAAGAACAGCATCATATTCAGAAGCGTGAAAACACTAGCTGAATCACCTGAACTCACCTCAGTCCCATCCTCATACACATTTGCCACCAACCCAGATGATGAATTAGTAACtgaccctgatgatgatgatccaaTCCCTGTCATAGACTACTCCTTATTGTTCACTGGCACACCTGATCAGAGAGCCAAGACCATCCATGACTTAGGCAGAGCTTGTGAGGAATGGGGTTTCTTCATGGTGATCAATCACTCCGTGCCAAAGAGCCTCATGGAGAAAATGGTGGATCAAGTCTTTGCTTTCTTTAATCTTAAAGAGGAAGACAAGCAAGAGTATGCAGGTAACAAGAATGTGACGGATCCAATAAGGTATGGTACCAGCTTCAACGCTTCAATGGACAGAGTCAAGTTCTGGAGAGATTTCATTAAAATCATAGTGCACCCTGAATTTCACTCACCAGACAAACCACCTGCTTTCAG GGACACGTGTGAAGAGTACTGCCGAAAAACCAGGGAACTGGGAAGAGAGCTACTCAAAGGaatatcagaaagcttgggatTGGAAGCAGATTACATAGATAGAACAATGAACCTTGATCATGGTTTGCAAATCATAGCAGCAAATCTTTACTCACCTTGTCCTCAGCCAGATCTTGCAATGGGAATGCCCCCACATTCTGATCATGGCTTATTGAACCTCCTCATTCAGAATGGAGTTTGTGGCCTTCAAGTTCTTCACAACAAGAAGTGGATCAATGTTAGTTCTGCTCCAAATCGCTTCTTGGTCCTTGTGTCTGATCACCTTGAG ATTTTGAGCAATGGAAAGTATAAAAGTGTGGTGCATCGAGCAGTGGTGAGCAACAAAGCCACGAGAATTTCGCTGGCAACAGTGATTGCACCATCCTTGGACACAGTGGTGGAGCCAGCTTCAGAGCTTACAGACAATCAAACCAATCCAGCAGCATATGTTGGGATGAAACACAAAGATTATATGGAACTTCAGCGAACTAACCATCTTTATGGGAAGTCTGTGTTAAACCAAGTTAAAATCTAA
- the LOC107480455 gene encoding uncharacterized protein LOC107480455 has product MSRRGSMITLRSVVDAVRSRRFQSSYDGLQRSNAIVSPARVQSSYWMSPALQFFSTNTNSKTSTNLSNGSTDVKVEPRVPSIFLSFPHWLRWLLGSVLGLLLPFWKIYWGKLERIEGEAEIVAEEVEAVASVVEKVATVAEKVSEDVAEMLPEDANLKKVAVFVEHASEQIAHDAQLAQQFIHKVEKVKNDLDDLESFVEPVIDKIVKKEAEKN; this is encoded by the exons ATGTCAAGAAGAGGGTCAATGATAACCTTAAGAAGTGTTGTTGATGCAGTACGTTCAAGAAGATTTCAATCAAGCTACGATGGACTACAGAGAAGCAATGCAATTGTGTCACCGGCAAGGGTTCAAAGCAGTTATTGGATGAGTCCTGCCCTACAATTCTTTAGCACCAACACTAACAGCAAAACAAGCACTAATCTTTCAAATGG ATCAACGGATGTCAAGGTTGAACCACGGGTCCCTTCTATATTCCTCTCCTTCCCCCACTG GCTAAGATGGTTATTGGGCTCAGTACTTGGTCTCTTGCTACCTTTCTGGAAAATTTACTGGGGAAAACTAGAGAGAATAGAAG GGGAGGCAGAGATTGTGGCGGAGGAGGTTGAAGCGGTGGCAAGTGTAGTGGAAAAGGTGGCAACAGTAGCAGAGAAAGTATCAGAAGATGTGGCAGAGATGCTTCCAGAGGATGCTAATCTAAAGAAGGTAGCTGTGTTTGTGGAACATGCATCAGAACAGATTGCTCATGATGCTCAACTAGCACAACAGTTCATACACAAG GTTGAAAAAGTCAAGAACGACCTTGATGATTTGGAATCATTTGTTGAACCCGTAATTGATAAGATTGTGAAGAAAGAAGCTGAAAAAAATTGA
- the LOC107480489 gene encoding root phototropism protein 3: MWESQGDSAAGLISSTKLGVQTQGFHQRGSSWYVSADIPSDLLIQVAETNFHLHKYPLLSRSAKLNRILYDSRDPDLSKIVMDDLPGGPEAFELASKFCYGIPVDLTAGNISGLRCTAEYLEMTEDLEEGNLIFKTEAFLSYVVLSSWRDSILVLKSCEKLSPWAENLQIVRRCSESIAWKACANPKGIRWSYTGRAAKGSSPKWIEMKDSSPSRNQNQVVPPDWWFEDVSILRIDHFVRVMTAIKVKGMRFELIGAGIMHYASKWLPGLMMNEAAMPADESSNFSNSNSSSSSGGGLHMIVAASKEENTSTTSLQAKDQRMIVESLISIIPQQKDSVTCSFLLRLLRMANMLKVAPALVNELEKRVGMQFEQATLGDLLIPCYEKSETVYDVDLVQRVLEHFLVQEQTESVSPNRESFSEKQMNAKARVARLVDSYLTEVSRDRNLSLTKFQVLAEALPDSARTSDDGLYRAVDSYLKAHPTLSEHERKRLCRVMDCQKLSIDACMHAAQNERLPLRVVVQVLFSEQVKISNALANTALKEGVGVESHQYQPPVLTNRKTLLEGTPQSFQEGWTAAKKDINTLKFELDTVKTKYLELQNDMENLQKQFDKLMLKQKHTSPWTSSWKKLSKLTKITDNHHHHIAPQIPTPEEPHTRKTTRRWRNSIS, from the exons ATGTGGGAATCCCAGGGAGACTCAGCAGCAGGACTCATCTCTTCAACCAAACTTGGAGTCCAAACTCAAGGGTTTCACCAAAGAGGAAGCTCTTG GTATGTTTCAGCCGATATTCCAAGTGACCTCTTAATTCAAGTTGCTGAAACTAACTTCCACTTGCACAAG TATCCTCTGCTATCTAGAAGTGCAAAGCTGAACAGAATCTTATACGATTCGCGAGACCCTGACTTGAGCAAGATTGTTATGGATGATCTCCCTGGTGGACCTGAGGCTTTTGAGCTTGCATCCAAATTCTGCTATGGAATCCCTGTTGATTTAACAGCAGGCAACATCTCGGGCCTAAGATGCACTGCGGAGTATCTCGAAATGACAGAGGATTTAGAAGAAGGCAATCTCATATTCAAAACAGAAGCATTTCTAAGCTATGTGGTCTTATCTTCATGGAGAGACTCCATACTTGTGTTGAAAAGCTGTGAGAAGCTCTCACCATGGGCAGAGAACCTTCAAATCGTCCGAAGATGCAGCGAATCGATTGCGTGGAAGGCCTGCGCCAATCCGAAAGGAATAAGGTGGTCATACACAGGAAGAGCAGCCAAAGGTTCAAGCCCAAAATGGATTGAAATGAAGGATTCTAGCCCCAGCAGGAACCAGAATCAAGTTGTTCCACCTGATTGGTGGTTTGAAGATGTTTCAATCCTTAGAATTGATCACTTTGTCAGAGTGATGACTGCAATCAAGGTAAAAGGAATGAGGTTTGAATTGATTGGTGCTGGAATAATGCACTATGCATCAAAATGGCTGCCAGGGTTGATGATGAATGAAGCAGCAATGCCAGCAGACGAATCAAGCAATTTCAGCAACAGTAATAGTAGCAGTAGTAGTGGTGGAGGACTTCACATGATTGTGGCTGCATCCAAAGAAGAGAACACTTCAACTACCAGTCTTCAAGCCAAAGATCAAAGGATGATAGTTGAGAGCCTAATCAGCATAATTCCACAACAGAAGGACAGTGTTACATGCAGCTTCTTGCTGAGGCTTCTTAGGATGGCAAACATGTTGAAAGTGGCACCTGCATTGGTGAATGAGTTGGAGAAGAGGGTGGGAATGCAATTTGAGCAAGCAACACTTGGTGATCTTTTGATACCTTGTTATGAAAAAAGTGAGACTGTGTATGATGTGGATCTTGTTCAGAGGGTGTTGGAGCATTTTCTTGTTCAGGAGCAGACTGAGAGTGTTAGTCCAAATAGGGAATCATTTTCGGAGAAGCAGATGAATGCAAAGGCAAGAGTTGCAAGGCTTGTTGACAGTTATCTCACTGAAGTTTCCAGAGACAGGAACCTTTCCCTCACAAAGTTTCAGGTTCTTGCAGAAGCTTTGCCTGACTCAGCTAGGACATCTGATGATGGCCTTTACAGGGCAGTTGATTCTTATCTTAAG GCACATCCGACGCTTAGCGAGCACGAAAGGAAGCGACTGTGCCGAGTAATGGATTGCCAGAAACTGTCCATTGATGCTTGCATGCATGCTGCTCAAAATGAGAGGCTACCACTAAGAGTAGTAGTCCAAGTTCTGTTCTCTGAGCAAGTCAAGATAAGCAATGCACTGGCCAACACTGCTTTGAAAGAAGGTGTTGGTGTTGAATCTCATCAGTATCAGCCTCCTGTGCTCACCAACCGGAAAACACTTCTGGAAGGGACGCCGCAATCGTTCCAAGAAGGGTGGACAGCAGCCAAGAAAGACATTAACACACTCAAGTTTGAGcttgacactgtcaagaccaagtATTTGGAGCTTCAGAATGACATGGAGAATCTTCAGAAACAATTTGACAAGCTCATGCTCAAGCAGAAGCACACTTCACCATGGACTAGTAGCTGGAAGAAACTCAGCAAACTCACCAAGATCACagataatcatcatcatcacattGCACCTCAGATTCCAACTCCTGAAGAACCACACACCAGGAAGACAACTAGAAGGTGGAGAAACTCAATTTCATGA
- the LOC107480490 gene encoding transcription factor bHLH143: MVKADRCLPRPQHVAWRYPYLNCFGMLEDPSILGIPACLNSTTRIFPAVNAFQGPAAPAIPGPKTEPTDELKHFLRHPIAKTGFKEVHTGGSLQNANPESLQRKFLIFDRSGNKTRMFYGPGLPHVQGPIISAREFPLACDINEKGWTSSMRQNGLADCSLPKKSDNDHVGHEESEMHEDTEEINALLYSDDDDSDYNDCDDDEVTSTDHSPLVTKRTYGMQEQFQHTTEGVASYDWPNKRPKLVDGGCNRSPQPVDSSSSLRPNENHECISDAESQNSFGAEKVGKSMAGDFQLKKDQIRELLRVLENLIPGAKGKQPLFVIDQTIEYLKSLASKTQHLE, translated from the coding sequence ATGGTTAAGGCTGATAGATGTTTGCCTCGCCCACAGCATGTGGCTTGGCGATATCCATATTTGAATTGCTTTGGCATGCTGGAAGACCCCAGCATACTTGGTATTCCAGCATGTTTAAATTCTACCACTCGCATCTTTCCTGCTGTCAATGCATTTCAAGGACCTGCAGCTCCTGCTATCCCGGGTCCAAAGACTGAGCCAACAGATGAGTTGAAACATTTCCTTCGGCATCCCATTGCAAAAACAGGTTTCAAAGAAGTGCATACTGGAGGGTCTTTGCAAAATGCAAATCCTGAATCTTTGCAGAGAAAATTCCTGATTTTTGACCGCTCTGGTAATAAGACACGAATGTTTTACGGTCCTGGCCTCCCTCATGTCCAGGGTCCAATTATTTCTGCTAGAGAATTTCCTCTAGCTTGTGATATAAATGAGAAGGGATGGACAAGTAGTATGCGTCAAAATGGTCTAGCCGATTGCAGTTTACCAAAAAAGTCTGATAATGATCATGTAGGTCATGAAGAAAGTGAAATGCATGAAGACACGGAGGAAATCAATGCATTGCTTTattctgatgatgatgacagTGATTATAATGATTGTGATGATGACGAGGTAACAAGTACAGACCATTCCCCTTTGGTTACTAAAAGGACCTATGGTATGCAAGAACAATTTCAACACACAACTGAGGGGGTTGCTAGCTATGACTGGCCTAACAAAAGGCCGAAGTTAGTTGATGGTGGCTGCAATAGATCACCACAACCTGTGGACAGTTCCAGTTCGTTAAGACCAAATGAAAACCACGAGTGCATTAGTGATGCTGAATCACAGAATTCTTTTGGCGCTGAGAAAGTAGGTAAATCAATGGCAGGTGATTTTCAGTTGAAAAAGGACCAGATTCGGGAATTATTGAGAGTTCTTGAGAACTTGATTCCTGGTGCAAAAGGAAAGCAGCCACTTTTTGTCATTGATCAAACTATTGAGTACTTGAAATCTTTGGCGTCCAAAACTCAACACTTGGAGTAA
- the LOC107480494 gene encoding classical arabinogalactan protein 1, which produces MASSMAALMLVAALLVSSVVAQSPASSPTKTPVAPSPRKTLPVPSVSPSANSPLSSPPSPIGGGQSPSPSAGISSPPSTSPSPSGSPSSSPSDITPSSISDSPSEAPSPSGNPGSGAAELNRFTAAGFAAAIVVAGALLM; this is translated from the coding sequence ATGGCAAGCTCCATGGCTGCGTTAATGCTAGTAGCTGCATTGTTAGTTAGCTCCGTCGTGGCTCAATCTCCGGCATCTTCTCCGACTAAGACGCCTGTAGCACCTTCTCCGAGGAAGACTTTGCCGGTTCCATCAGTTTCTCCTTCTGCAAATTCTCCACTGTCATCTCCTCCTTCTCCCATCGGAGGCGGCCAATCTCCTTCACCCTCCGCCGGTATCAGCTCTCCTCCATCTACTTCTCCATCCCCCTCTGGCTCGCCGTCCAGCTCTCCTTCCGATATCACTCCCTCATCCATCTCCGATTCTCCATCTGAAGCTCCTAGTCCTTCTGGAAACCCTGGAAGTGGCGCCGCCGAATTGAACAGATTCACCGCCGCTGGATTTGCTGCCGCCATAGTTGTAGCTGGGGCGTTATTGATGTAG
- the LOC107480493 gene encoding E3 ubiquitin-protein ligase RING1 — MGMHHRKLFSRQDACSDQCYNEDPSCLGRSDCNDCIKCSSTLNPPPPHSNRHIPTFLIIIVPVVCAALFALFCYVIYAKFYSPRSRSRTTFFSLSFPLRLQQGQERNGDDFLDDGEGATTVDHPIWYIRTAGLNKTIIEAITVLKYKKGEGLVEGTECSVCLSDFEEDDTLRLLPKCNHAFHLPCIDTWLASHTNCPMCRAPIVTNPRASRLPSMDHPATLVVDSTPLQIRGDAATTEENSGSEIVERNGSEEQVEADVEAATRNVQPRRSVSLDSSSAAKISAALVAATTTVASVQESKENSKRITASAKGSSSSSSSSSSAPSSMKRSRSFSGKHVLSWYGRNHNQNQKKTNPPVRSF; from the coding sequence ATGGGGATGCATCACAGGAAGCTTTTTTCAAGGCAGGATGCCTGCAGTGACCAGTGTTACAATGAAGACCCTTCTTGTTTGGGAAGATCGGATTGCAACGACTGCATCAAATGCTCGTCCACCCTGAATCCTCCACCACCACACAGCAACCGTCACATCCCCACCTTCTTGATCATCATAGTTCCCGTCGTATGCGCCGCCCTCTTTGCCCTCTTCTGCTACGTCATCTACGCCAAGTTCTACTCCCCCAGGAGCAGGTCAAGGACCACGTTCTTCTCGTTATCGTTTCCGTTACGGCTACAACAAGGACAGGAACGGAACGGCGACGACTTTCTGGATGACGGAGAAGGCGCCACTACGGTGGACCACCCTATCTGGTACATCCGTACAGCGGGTCTGAACAAAACCATCATCGAGGCCATCACGGTTCTGAAGTACAAGAAAGGCGAAGGGTTGGTTGAAGGAACAGAGTGCTCTGTTTGCTTGAGCGACTTTGAAGAAGACGACACCCTCAGGCTGTTACCCAAATGCAACCACGCTTTCCATCTCCCTTGTATTGACACGTGGCTCGCATCTCACACCAACTGTCCCATGTGTAGGGCTCCCATTGTTACCAACCCCAGAGCTTCTAGGCTTCCCTCCATGGACCACCCTGCTACTCTTGTTGTTGATTCCACTCCTCTTCAGATTCGTGGAGACGCTGCAACAACGGAAGAAAACAGTGGCAGTGAGATTGTGGAGAGGAATGGATCAGAGGAACAAGTTGAAGCTGATGTTGAAGCTGCAACAAGGAACGTGCAGCCAAGGAGATCAGTGTCTTTGGATTCTTCTTCTGCTGCCAAGATCAGCGCTGCTCTTGTTGCTGCTACTACTACTGTTGCATCAGTGCAAGAATctaaagagaattcaaagaggATTACTGCTTCTGCAAAAGGTAGtagttcatcatcttcttcttcttcgagtGCGCCTAGTTCAATGAAGAGGTCACGCTCCTTCAGTGGGAAACACGTGCTATCCTGGTACGGCCGCAACCACAACCAGAACCAGAAGAAGACGAATCCTCCAGTCAGAAGCTTTTGA
- the LOC107480438 gene encoding uncharacterized protein LOC107480438, with protein sequence MAISKPRLDICSSSQKHNNRHRWLQSYILSIFILFTIITLFFLLHTPFYSLQTPPPPLSWSVMHQLQSYSIFNTTSSTTTIKSMVHKLRTSVTFLPLKDLRFSNAALVGHTWFMSSMYDTHQEGEVQYQKFPSESSHGRVLCLKGRDTHDGSWNYYALAWPEALPYNTTFMKGLTFVSYNHYNYDNLWHGLTAMLPFVAWHKMNNCSRFPSRWVLYHRGELRVNMGLWVGTMMEATFDGTQKIERFDGPGTGPVCFEEAVVMRHNEGGMSRERRMEVYDLMRCKARIYCNMSSLNDRTSVELNDIGMTLFLRTGPRSFKNDSVHVQVFLFTPNCALSLALGGERDNRRINYDISHSKLFLPLSSFK encoded by the exons ATGGCTATTAGCAAACCACGTTTAGATATATGCAGCAGTTCCCAAAAACATAATAATAGACATCGTTGGCTACAGTCTTATATTCTCtccatcttcatcctcttcaccATTATCACCCTCTTCTTTCTCCTCCACACACCCTTCTACTCCCTTCAAactccaccaccaccattatcatGGAGTGTAATGCACCAGTTGCAAAGTTATTCCATCTTCAACACCACTTCCTCCACAACCACCATCAAATCTATGGTCCACAAGCTTCGTACTTCAGTCACGTTTCTTCCACTCAAGGATCTTCGTTTCTCCAATGCAGCACTTGTAGGCCACACATGGTTCATGAGCTCCATGTATGATACTCACCAAGAAGGTGAAGTCCAATACCAAAAGTTCCCATCAGAATCATCACATGGTAGGGTTCTATGCCTGAAAGGACGTGACACCCATGATGGTTCCTGGAACTACTATGCTCTGGCATGGCCTGAAGCTTTGCCTTACAACACCACGTTCATGAAAGGTTTAACCTTTGTGTCATATAATCATTACAACTATGATAACTTGTGGCATGGTTTAACTGCTATGCTCCCATTTGTGGCTTGGCACAAGATGAATAATTGTTCAAGATTTCCATCAAGGTGGGTTTTGTATCATAGGGGTGAGTTAAGGGTCAACATGGGCCTATGGGTAGGGACCATGATGGAGGCTACATTTGATGGGACTCAAAAGATTGAAAGATTTGATGGGCCTGGGACTGGGCCTGTTTGTTTTGAGGAGGCTGTGGTTATGAGGCACAATGAGGGTGGCATGTCAAGGGAGAGGAGAATGGAGGTTTATGATTTGATGAGGTGTAAGGCTAGGATTTATTGTAACATGAGCAGCCTCAATGATAGAACAAGTGTTGAACTCAATGATATTGGAATGACATTGTTTTTGAGGACAGGACCAAGATCTTTTAAGAATGATTCTGTT CATGTTCAAGTGTTTTTATTCACCCCTAATTGTGCTTTGTCCCTTGCCTTAGGAGGAGAAAGAGACAATAGAAGGATCAATTATGACATTTCTCACAGTAAGCTATTTCTGCCTCTATCATCTTTTAAATAA